The Peribacillus simplex genome contains a region encoding:
- a CDS encoding SDR family oxidoreductase, producing the protein MFDLTNKTAIITGGGRGLGKQIAMALGEAGANIVIASRNFPLCKEACEDLQSMGVNAIAFECDITDQSAIDHVVKETLAQFGTIDILVNNSGTSWSGPLLDLPKDKWEKVLNVNVTGTFLFSQAVAKVMKQQNSGKIINIASVTGLGGTFPELLDTIAYNTSKGAIITMTKDLGVKLARYGIQVNAIAPGFFPTKITKKILEKSNYDILGKTPAGRFGDEDDLRGAAVFLASQASDYMVGHVLIIDGGISALV; encoded by the coding sequence ATGTTCGATTTGACTAATAAAACGGCTATCATCACCGGCGGCGGCAGAGGACTGGGCAAACAGATCGCCATGGCGTTGGGGGAGGCTGGTGCAAATATCGTCATTGCTTCACGAAATTTTCCTCTATGTAAGGAGGCATGTGAAGACTTGCAATCGATGGGTGTTAATGCCATTGCCTTTGAATGTGATATCACCGATCAGAGTGCCATTGACCATGTCGTCAAGGAAACGCTTGCTCAATTCGGCACGATTGATATTCTTGTCAATAACAGCGGTACGTCTTGGTCAGGTCCGCTTTTGGATCTTCCCAAGGATAAGTGGGAAAAAGTATTGAATGTTAACGTTACAGGTACATTCCTGTTTTCACAGGCTGTAGCGAAGGTCATGAAGCAGCAAAATTCCGGAAAAATCATAAATATTGCATCGGTGACAGGTCTTGGCGGGACGTTTCCTGAGCTATTGGATACGATAGCTTATAACACCAGTAAGGGTGCCATCATTACAATGACCAAGGATTTAGGAGTTAAACTTGCTAGATATGGGATCCAAGTCAATGCAATTGCACCTGGATTTTTCCCGACTAAAATCACAAAGAAAATTCTTGAAAAGTCTAACTATGACATATTAGGTAAAACTCCGGCTGGCAGGTTTGGCGATGAAGATGATTTAAGGGGTGCCGCCGTATTTTTAGCCTCACAGGCTTCTGACTATATGGTTGGTCATGTTTTGATCATTGACGGTGGAATTTCGGCATTAGTGTAA